In Mycoplasma sp. OR1901, the following are encoded in one genomic region:
- a CDS encoding valine--tRNA ligase — MDKVYNHKKVENGIEQKWRDKRFFMDHNVKNKPFSILLPPPNVTGKLHIGHALDSYIPDTIIRYKKLKGFDVLWLPGMDHAGIATQSKIEDILFKTTGQTRHDLGYEAFINKIWEWKEEYANYFRNQWQTLGLALDYSKERFTLDDESNEAVLKVFVDLYNKGLIYKGVRAVSWDIKLQTAVSNIEINNVPTEQKMFYIKYYLENSDKYLTVATVRSETLYGDVALVVNPKDKRFTDLVGKKVMHPLRNVLIPIIADTYVDPKFGTGVMKLSTHAESDIEIIQKHGFELIETIDKFGYLNVPNTQFDKMERFEAREAIGQYLDKINMLEKVELTTSNISVSDRSKTVIETLILPQWFLKMDTFRDSILKDLKSKDGVKFLPKKYKKTMKQWMDKVYDWTISRQLWWGHQIPAWYKDGEVKVQIESPGDDWTRETDVLDTWFSSGLAPFVFMGWPKKTNTLKRYYPTSLMVAGTDLIFFWIARMYFFGLEFMDEIPFKQVMLHGLVRDAQGRKFSKSLNNGIDPIEVIDKYGSDALRWALITNSTPGFDLKFSDDKIESAWKINNKLWNIANYINELPESSSSEMVDADKWILDKLSLLSKNINRLMKKYDFTVIGSEIYKFIFNDLSSWYLEFIKVNNNKKTTLEIFRKVLVILHPFMPFITDRIHSELYNKELLETKWPRFYKKDKSKYVDNIILVVNEIRKYREEYNISKKETISYFTDLELDDNAYNIINKMTNSNVKENNDYLISINGKSLFIVVSEDQKQQNKESLLKKIETTKFEINRAEKILSNQRFVESAPKEKVDAEKQKLKMHRSNLEKYEEELKWKY; from the coding sequence ATGGACAAAGTTTATAATCACAAAAAAGTTGAAAATGGTATTGAACAAAAATGAAGAGATAAAAGATTTTTTATGGATCATAACGTAAAAAATAAACCATTTTCTATATTATTACCTCCACCAAATGTTACTGGAAAGTTACATATTGGACATGCTTTAGATTCTTATATACCAGATACAATTATTAGATATAAAAAACTTAAGGGTTTTGATGTTCTATGATTACCTGGTATGGATCATGCTGGAATTGCTACCCAATCAAAAATAGAAGATATTCTATTTAAAACAACAGGACAAACTAGACATGATTTAGGTTATGAAGCATTTATTAACAAAATTTGAGAATGAAAAGAAGAATATGCTAACTATTTTAGAAACCAATGACAAACATTAGGTTTAGCGTTAGACTACTCAAAAGAACGTTTCACACTTGATGATGAAAGTAATGAAGCTGTTCTAAAAGTTTTTGTTGATTTATATAACAAAGGACTTATTTACAAAGGAGTTCGTGCAGTTAGTTGAGACATAAAACTTCAAACAGCAGTTTCAAATATTGAAATTAATAATGTTCCTACTGAACAAAAAATGTTTTACATTAAATATTATCTTGAAAATTCAGATAAATATTTAACAGTAGCTACAGTACGTAGTGAAACTTTATATGGTGATGTTGCTTTAGTTGTTAACCCTAAAGATAAAAGGTTTACTGACTTAGTTGGTAAAAAGGTTATGCACCCACTTAGAAATGTCTTAATACCTATAATTGCGGATACTTATGTAGATCCTAAATTTGGTACTGGTGTAATGAAACTATCAACACACGCCGAAAGCGATATTGAAATAATTCAAAAACATGGTTTTGAATTAATCGAAACAATAGATAAATTTGGTTACTTAAATGTTCCTAATACTCAATTCGATAAAATGGAACGTTTTGAAGCTAGAGAAGCTATTGGACAATACTTAGACAAAATTAATATGCTTGAAAAGGTTGAATTAACCACATCAAATATTTCTGTTTCAGATCGTTCAAAAACAGTTATTGAAACATTAATACTTCCACAATGATTCTTAAAAATGGATACATTTAGAGATTCTATTTTAAAAGATCTTAAATCAAAAGATGGTGTTAAATTCTTACCTAAGAAGTATAAAAAAACAATGAAACAATGAATGGACAAAGTTTACGATTGAACTATTTCAAGACAACTTTGATGAGGACATCAAATTCCTGCTTGATATAAAGATGGAGAAGTTAAAGTTCAAATTGAATCACCCGGTGACGATTGAACACGTGAAACTGACGTTTTAGACACTTGATTCTCTTCAGGTTTAGCTCCTTTTGTTTTCATGGGTTGACCAAAGAAAACAAACACTTTAAAAAGATATTATCCAACTAGTTTAATGGTTGCTGGTACTGACTTAATTTTCTTCTGAATTGCACGTATGTACTTTTTCGGTCTTGAGTTTATGGATGAAATTCCATTTAAACAAGTTATGCTACACGGACTTGTTCGTGATGCACAAGGTAGAAAGTTTTCAAAATCATTGAACAATGGAATTGACCCTATCGAAGTTATTGATAAATATGGTTCTGACGCTTTACGTTGAGCTTTAATTACCAACTCAACTCCAGGATTTGATCTTAAATTTTCTGATGACAAAATCGAAAGTGCTTGAAAAATAAATAACAAACTTTGAAATATTGCAAATTATATTAACGAATTACCTGAAAGTAGTTCTTCTGAAATGGTTGATGCAGATAAATGAATTCTAGATAAACTCTCATTATTATCAAAAAACATTAATCGTTTAATGAAAAAATATGATTTTACAGTTATAGGTTCTGAAATTTATAAATTTATTTTTAATGATTTAAGTAGTTGATATTTAGAGTTTATTAAAGTTAATAATAACAAAAAAACAACACTTGAAATCTTTAGAAAAGTTTTAGTGATTCTACATCCGTTTATGCCGTTTATAACTGACAGAATTCATTCAGAGTTATACAATAAAGAACTTTTAGAAACTAAATGACCTAGATTTTACAAAAAAGACAAGTCAAAATATGTTGATAATATTATTTTAGTTGTTAACGAAATTCGTAAGTATCGTGAAGAATATAACATTTCTAAAAAAGAAACTATTAGTTACTTCACTGATTTAGAATTAGATGATAATGCATATAACATTATTAATAAAATGACAAATTCAAATGTAAAAGAAAATAATGATTATTTAATTTCAATAAATGGTAAATCTTTATTTATTGTTGTTTCTGAAGATCAAAAACAACAGAATAAAGAGTCATTATTAAAGAAAATCGAGACAACAAAATTCGAAATAAATAGGGCTGAAAAAATTCTTTCAAATCAAAGGTTTGTTGAAAGTGCACCTAAAGAAAAAGTAGATGCCGAAAAACAAAAGTTAAAAATGCATCGTAGTAATTTAGAAAAATATGAAGAGGAATTAAAATGAAAATATTAA
- a CDS encoding bifunctional 5,10-methylenetetrahydrofolate dehydrogenase/5,10-methenyltetrahydrofolate cyclohydrolase, which produces MKILSGKELARQETEKLKELVKKIDPDELPVLSIVQVGDNPASTKYVNAKLRKCEEIGIKGVLHKFPETISQNSLLKKLDIINEDSTGVIIQLPLPDHIPQQVILDAVPTTKDVDGLSSRNEFILYNDIEENHFVPATARAVLELMEHYEIDVKGKKVCVVGRSHVVGKPLAHIIKRMGADVATYNENTGVKGVETGDIVIVAIGVAEYFKEQNIKEGAIVIDVGTNLDAQLTEKLVGDVDAESVSTKASALSPVPGGVGPMTVVCLLKNLIDIYR; this is translated from the coding sequence ATGAAAATATTAAGTGGTAAAGAATTAGCAAGACAAGAAACTGAAAAATTAAAAGAACTAGTTAAGAAAATCGACCCAGATGAATTACCAGTTCTTTCGATAGTTCAAGTTGGTGATAATCCTGCTTCAACAAAATATGTAAATGCTAAATTAAGAAAATGTGAAGAAATCGGAATTAAAGGTGTATTACATAAATTCCCAGAAACAATAAGTCAAAATTCATTGCTTAAAAAATTAGACATAATTAATGAGGATTCTACTGGTGTTATTATTCAATTACCTCTACCAGATCACATTCCACAACAAGTTATTTTAGATGCTGTCCCAACAACTAAAGATGTTGACGGATTAAGTAGTCGTAATGAATTTATACTATATAATGATATTGAAGAAAATCACTTTGTTCCAGCAACTGCACGTGCAGTATTAGAATTAATGGAACATTATGAAATTGACGTTAAGGGTAAAAAAGTTTGTGTGGTTGGTAGAAGTCACGTTGTAGGAAAACCACTTGCACACATAATAAAAAGAATGGGAGCAGATGTTGCTACATATAACGAAAACACTGGTGTTAAAGGTGTTGAAACAGGTGATATAGTTATAGTTGCAATTGGTGTTGCCGAATATTTTAAAGAACAAAATATAAAAGAAGGTGCAATAGTTATAGATGTTGGTACTAATTTAGATGCTCAATTAACTGAAAAATTAGTTGGAGACGTGGATGCTGAATCTGTTTCTACAAAAGCTTCAGCACTATCACCTGTTCCAGGTGGTGTTGGACCTATGACTGTTGTTTGTTTATTAAAAAACTTAATAGATATTTATAGATAA
- the pfkA gene encoding 6-phosphofructokinase, producing MRKIAILTSGGDAPGMNNAVRAVVKGAKSNGLEAFLVYEGYKGLYNDNIVSADNVDLDLYLNQGGTAIYSARFPEFKDPAVREVAINNLKNRGIDALVVIGGDGSYQGAQLLHQSGIKTIGLPGTIDNDIASSDFTIGYDTALNTIVDAIDKIRDTARSHKRIMVVEVMGNGCGDLALYSGLATGAEIIATKDFQPSMDEIANTALELTKQPNRRSVIIVVSEKCYDIKELEKVVQAKTGWDTRSNPLNHIQRGGKPSAQERVLATLLGSKAVEYLIEGKSGLAVGILNNDVVGIPILEALSMENASKSKAVQRAIKFNKLNQS from the coding sequence ATGAGAAAAATAGCTATTTTAACATCTGGTGGTGATGCTCCAGGTATGAATAACGCCGTTAGAGCGGTTGTTAAAGGTGCTAAATCAAACGGTTTAGAAGCATTCTTGGTTTATGAAGGATATAAAGGTTTATATAACGATAACATTGTTAGTGCTGATAATGTAGATTTAGATTTATACTTAAATCAAGGTGGAACAGCAATTTATTCAGCTAGATTCCCTGAATTTAAAGACCCAGCGGTTAGAGAGGTTGCAATTAACAACCTTAAAAACAGAGGTATCGATGCTTTAGTTGTAATTGGTGGAGATGGAAGTTACCAAGGTGCTCAATTATTACATCAATCAGGAATTAAAACAATCGGATTGCCTGGTACAATTGATAACGATATCGCTTCAAGTGATTTTACAATTGGTTATGACACAGCATTAAACACAATTGTTGACGCAATTGATAAAATTAGAGACACAGCACGTAGTCACAAAAGAATTATGGTTGTTGAAGTTATGGGTAATGGGTGTGGTGATTTAGCACTTTACTCAGGTTTAGCAACAGGTGCCGAAATTATTGCTACAAAAGATTTCCAACCTTCAATGGATGAAATTGCAAACACAGCGTTAGAATTAACTAAACAACCTAACCGTAGAAGTGTTATTATTGTAGTTTCAGAAAAATGCTACGATATTAAAGAACTTGAAAAAGTAGTTCAAGCAAAAACTGGTTGAGATACACGTTCAAATCCATTAAACCACATTCAAAGAGGTGGAAAACCTTCAGCTCAAGAGAGAGTTTTAGCAACTTTATTAGGTTCTAAAGCGGTTGAGTACTTAATCGAAGGTAAATCAGGTTTAGCAGTTGGAATTTTAAATAATGACGTAGTTGGAATTCCTATTTTAGAAGCTTTATCAATGGAAAACGCTTCAAAAAGTAAAGCTGTTCAAAGAGCAATTAAATTCAATAAATTAAACCAATCATAA
- a CDS encoding LacI family DNA-binding transcriptional regulator has product MKKKISYKDIAEQANVSVSTVSRFYNDGYVSKKARAKITEAIENNNFYPNTGARIVRGRDNSVFIIMPIWAQNLYSSIVSGITIACARKGRRVNTTYAGNSTKEYMDAIRYAFSWKPTAIVVFVPQYHKELFDFLKGLEDVTVILYEHQVNGINSIKVDITKGFYTLTEKLLNSSVNRNEDGSLVSKKVAFISDGRLSSTQKTERYQGFERACVDNNYEYYEYAFSSKKTLEDISQISKFLRQHNIHNIVCSTHETYVALAQALGTKEYNYTDIGYQSIYDNIKKYVVKIFIDYPSLGFKIEDMITKSKMNNEVLTKTIPIEIIGTAKR; this is encoded by the coding sequence ATGAAGAAAAAAATTTCATATAAAGATATTGCAGAACAAGCAAATGTTTCTGTATCTACCGTTTCAAGATTTTACAACGACGGTTATGTTTCAAAAAAAGCAAGAGCAAAGATTACAGAAGCAATAGAAAATAACAATTTTTATCCTAACACAGGTGCTAGAATAGTCAGGGGAAGGGACAATTCGGTTTTTATTATTATGCCAATTTGAGCTCAAAACCTTTATTCTTCAATTGTTAGTGGTATTACAATTGCGTGTGCTCGTAAAGGTAGAAGGGTTAATACTACATATGCTGGTAATTCAACAAAAGAGTATATGGATGCTATTAGATATGCCTTTTCATGAAAACCTACTGCAATAGTTGTTTTTGTGCCTCAATATCACAAAGAGTTGTTTGATTTTCTAAAAGGTTTAGAAGACGTAACAGTTATTTTATATGAACATCAAGTTAATGGAATTAACTCAATTAAAGTAGATATTACAAAAGGTTTTTACACTTTAACAGAGAAATTACTTAATTCATCAGTGAATAGAAATGAAGATGGTTCTTTAGTTAGCAAGAAAGTTGCCTTTATAAGTGATGGTAGACTTTCAAGTACTCAAAAAACTGAAAGATATCAAGGTTTTGAACGTGCATGTGTGGATAATAATTATGAATATTATGAATATGCTTTTAGCTCTAAAAAAACTTTAGAAGATATATCACAAATTTCAAAGTTTTTAAGACAACATAATATTCATAATATAGTTTGTTCAACCCATGAAACATATGTCGCTTTAGCTCAAGCGTTAGGAACAAAAGAATACAACTACACTGATATTGGATATCAATCTATTTATGATAATATTAAAAAATATGTTGTCAAAATTTTTATTGATTACCCAAGTTTAGGCTTCAAAATAGAAGATATGATTACAAAGAGTAAGATGAATAATGAAGTCTTAACAAAAACAATACCAATTGAAATTATTGGAACTGCAAAAAGATAA
- a CDS encoding potassium channel family protein, which produces MKNKKYKTIFEFLTPIVWNVKDEKHDRKNIYKTQLKIFKFVYILLVVLASLVSILSIATTGKTFSQGWKNFITILQIFTFFFFIMDYVLHFLTYRTYKKIDNKTMVYKSSYKFIFSLKGIVIFLSILSSLHIIEYFIVLDSTSQKAFELFKLLNFFRFARLFWVLTIFTPFAIIIAAFKKQKKVLSYVLLLTILLIFIFAIIIWSNEISYLEEQRNSFLLSKGVNPKEIYWDIYLDAIGSGNKEVYLKNNFPESMSDKIALYDAIYPEYDSLKAGYVVSFIDALYFATITLTTIGYGDLLPHSPITKIIVSVNALVALAIIAIPSGIIAGSFLNEMQEHLKKPKKEKNKNKNKEKEEIND; this is translated from the coding sequence ATGAAAAATAAAAAATACAAAACGATTTTTGAGTTTCTTACGCCAATAGTTTGAAACGTAAAAGACGAAAAACACGATAGAAAAAACATATATAAAACACAATTAAAAATATTTAAATTTGTTTATATATTATTAGTAGTTTTAGCTTCATTAGTATCAATTTTATCAATTGCTACTACAGGTAAAACATTTAGCCAAGGTTGAAAAAACTTTATTACAATACTTCAAATATTTACATTCTTTTTCTTTATAATGGATTATGTATTACACTTTTTAACCTATAGGACATATAAAAAAATAGATAATAAAACGATGGTTTATAAAAGTTCTTATAAGTTCATATTTTCACTTAAAGGTATTGTAATATTTCTCTCAATTTTATCATCCTTACATATTATTGAGTACTTTATTGTATTAGATTCAACTTCACAAAAGGCATTTGAGCTTTTCAAATTATTAAACTTTTTTAGATTTGCAAGACTATTTTGAGTATTAACAATTTTTACACCATTTGCAATAATAATTGCAGCATTCAAAAAGCAGAAAAAAGTGTTAAGCTATGTTTTACTTTTAACTATATTATTAATATTTATTTTTGCAATTATAATTTGAAGTAACGAAATATCTTACTTAGAAGAACAAAGAAATAGTTTCTTATTATCAAAAGGAGTAAATCCAAAAGAGATATACTGAGATATTTACCTTGATGCTATTGGATCAGGAAACAAAGAGGTTTATTTAAAAAATAATTTCCCAGAATCTATGAGTGATAAAATAGCTCTATATGATGCAATTTATCCAGAATATGATTCACTAAAAGCGGGATATGTAGTTAGTTTCATAGATGCTTTATACTTCGCTACAATTACACTTACAACAATTGGTTATGGTGATTTATTACCTCATTCACCAATTACAAAAATTATAGTTTCGGTTAATGCTTTAGTTGCTTTAGCAATAATCGCAATACCATCCGGTATTATTGCTGGTTCTTTCTTAAATGAAATGCAAGAACACTTGAAAAAACCAAAAAAAGAAAAAAACAAAAATAAAAATAAAGAGAAGGAAGAAATTAATGATTAA
- a CDS encoding deoxyribonuclease IV has translation MIKLGSHISFKSPGYLVDSVKESIKNKANTMMIYLGAPQNTRRVSVDKFNLEEYEKEFEQFIAKEDIVVHAPYIVNPASLEKSSFAKEFLIDEIKRMNYLGLKYLVLHPGAYTVYSEQEALDELVQSLRYIIENTEDVVICIETMSGKGTEIGTNFEQLKFLLDFVNSERLQLCLDTCHMWDAGYDLQDYDEFKNELKKWDILKNVKVIHLNDSKNEVFSHKDRHANIGEGTIGLDTLKKFVHDPDFDNIPIILETPIPEGGPIYDKEIEMLLNK, from the coding sequence ATGATTAAATTAGGTTCACACATATCATTTAAAAGTCCTGGATATCTAGTTGATTCTGTTAAAGAATCAATCAAAAATAAAGCTAATACAATGATGATTTACTTAGGTGCTCCACAAAACACAAGAAGAGTTAGTGTTGATAAATTTAACTTGGAAGAATATGAAAAAGAGTTCGAACAATTTATTGCAAAAGAAGACATTGTGGTTCATGCACCTTATATTGTTAATCCTGCGTCATTAGAAAAATCTAGCTTTGCAAAAGAATTTTTAATTGATGAAATTAAAAGAATGAATTATCTAGGTTTAAAATATTTAGTTTTACACCCTGGAGCTTATACAGTTTATAGTGAACAAGAAGCTTTAGATGAGTTAGTTCAAAGTTTAAGATACATAATTGAAAACACTGAAGATGTAGTTATATGTATTGAAACAATGAGTGGAAAAGGGACAGAAATTGGAACAAATTTTGAACAACTAAAATTTTTACTTGATTTTGTTAATTCTGAACGTTTACAATTATGCTTAGATACTTGTCACATGTGAGATGCTGGTTACGACTTACAAGATTATGACGAATTTAAAAACGAATTAAAAAAATGAGACATTTTAAAAAATGTCAAAGTTATACATTTAAATGATTCTAAAAACGAAGTTTTTTCACATAAAGATCGTCATGCAAACATTGGAGAAGGTACAATTGGACTTGATACATTAAAGAAATTTGTACATGATCCTGATTTTGATAATATACCAATTATTTTAGAAACACCTATCCCTGAAGGTGGGCCTATTTATGATAAAGAAATTGAAATGTTACTAAATAAATAA
- the rpmG gene encoding 50S ribosomal protein L33, with product MAREGYTLVCTVCKMENYISKKNKKTHPEKIELNKFCAKCGAHTAHREKK from the coding sequence ATGGCAAGAGAAGGTTATACATTAGTTTGTACAGTATGTAAAATGGAAAATTATATTTCTAAAAAGAACAAAAAAACTCACCCAGAAAAAATTGAATTAAATAAATTTTGTGCAAAATGTGGTGCACATACAGCTCACAGAGAAAAGAAATAA
- a CDS encoding M24 family metallopeptidase, producing MNRTKLDIFFKNNPEVDALISEAPQTRLWYAGVETTDGYIIIERDKATLFVDGRYIEYVRANAKNVEVRLLERTKNGSSIKRFFDEKQFKKIALEKDYLIKSVENYLLALTNLTVNDVVWVSAQELRILKSKEELEILQEAVNISLKSLEELKQWIKPGMNEKEVAAKLNYLLKMNGADKEGFDEIVAAAKYASEPHHHPNKNNLIVDNHLLKVDFAARYKGYTADITRTFVVGDPEKTNPELLKILKIVEESAAEGRKIVRPGIKASEIDRVCREYIESKGYGQYFVHSTGHGLGIDVHEFPSVSASSDVILEPGMVLTVEPGIYIEGLGGARNEDDVVVTEDGYYVLSKPEEKKNNFF from the coding sequence ATGAATAGAACAAAACTTGATATTTTTTTCAAGAACAACCCAGAAGTGGATGCCCTTATATCTGAAGCTCCACAAACTAGATTATGATATGCTGGTGTTGAAACAACAGATGGTTACATTATAATTGAAAGAGATAAAGCAACACTTTTTGTTGATGGTAGATACATTGAATATGTAAGAGCAAATGCTAAAAACGTTGAAGTGCGTTTATTAGAAAGAACTAAAAATGGTAGTTCAATAAAAAGATTCTTTGATGAAAAACAATTTAAGAAAATTGCTTTAGAAAAAGATTACTTAATTAAAAGTGTAGAAAACTACTTGTTAGCATTAACAAATTTAACAGTAAATGACGTTGTGTGAGTTAGTGCTCAAGAACTTAGAATTTTAAAATCTAAAGAAGAATTAGAAATATTACAAGAAGCTGTAAATATTTCATTAAAGTCTTTAGAAGAATTAAAACAATGAATTAAACCAGGAATGAATGAAAAAGAAGTTGCTGCTAAATTAAACTATTTATTAAAAATGAATGGTGCAGATAAAGAAGGATTTGACGAAATCGTTGCTGCTGCAAAATATGCTTCTGAACCACACCATCATCCAAATAAAAACAATTTAATAGTAGATAACCACTTATTGAAAGTTGACTTTGCTGCAAGATACAAAGGATATACAGCGGATATCACAAGAACATTTGTTGTTGGTGATCCAGAAAAAACAAACCCTGAACTATTAAAAATTCTTAAAATAGTTGAAGAATCTGCTGCTGAAGGACGTAAAATAGTTCGTCCAGGAATTAAAGCGTCAGAAATTGATAGAGTTTGCCGTGAATACATTGAATCAAAAGGATACGGTCAATATTTTGTTCACTCTACAGGTCATGGTTTAGGAATAGACGTACATGAATTTCCAAGTGTTTCAGCATCTAGTGATGTTATTTTGGAACCAGGAATGGTTTTAACAGTTGAACCAGGTATTTACATCGAAGGACTTGGTGGAGCTAGAAATGAAGATGACGTAGTTGTAACTGAAGATGGATACTACGTATTATCAAAACCGGAGGAAAAAAAGAATAACTTCTTTTAA
- a CDS encoding MurR/RpiR family transcriptional regulator translates to MEFNIIDLENLNEEKIDKVSIDTIKKIRNFIETNTEDFLKINSSELAELLDLSQSTISRFAKGLGFKSYSDFKIYVSKRLQLKNDTYNNIDNSDILSINQVLTNIKTHYIYSVQKTVERFMSNSDLMNYINTMRENKVNVIFAIGESGMAGRYFSWSIRKIGFNTIFVDNIHSFFGYSSLITSYKKTHVTIISKTAKTLEVKNVINFLIKNNVNYSIWTKNTKIQPENCKNILLLESIEQNYRIIHIGSKISAFLISDIIFSYLSSLIDQKKIIFKQINKQINEWNSLLPDIEQKEE, encoded by the coding sequence ATGGAATTTAATATTATTGATTTAGAAAACCTTAATGAAGAAAAAATTGATAAAGTATCAATTGACACTATAAAAAAGATAAGGAATTTTATAGAAACTAATACTGAAGATTTTTTAAAAATTAACTCATCAGAGCTAGCTGAATTACTTGATTTATCACAATCAACTATTTCAAGATTTGCAAAAGGGTTAGGGTTTAAAAGTTATTCAGATTTTAAGATATATGTATCAAAAAGGTTGCAATTAAAAAATGATACATATAACAATATAGATAACTCAGATATACTTTCAATTAACCAAGTGTTAACTAATATAAAAACACACTATATTTACTCTGTTCAAAAAACCGTCGAAAGATTTATGAGTAATAGTGATTTAATGAATTATATTAACACTATGAGAGAGAATAAAGTTAATGTTATTTTTGCTATTGGTGAATCTGGTATGGCAGGTCGTTATTTTTCTTGAAGTATCCGTAAAATAGGGTTTAATACTATTTTTGTGGATAACATTCACTCATTTTTTGGGTACTCAAGTTTAATAACTTCATATAAGAAAACACACGTAACAATAATTTCAAAAACAGCTAAAACTCTTGAAGTTAAAAATGTTATTAATTTTTTAATCAAGAATAATGTAAATTATTCAATTTGAACAAAAAATACAAAAATACAACCCGAAAATTGTAAAAACATATTACTTCTAGAAAGTATTGAACAAAATTATAGAATTATTCATATTGGTTCAAAAATTTCAGCATTTTTAATTAGTGATATTATTTTTTCTTACTTATCATCTCTTATAGACCAAAAGAAAATAATTTTCAAACAAATTAACAAACAAATAAATGAGTGAAATTCATTACTTCCTGATATTGAACAGAAGGAAGAATAA
- the rplK gene encoding 50S ribosomal protein L11 — MAKKEIQRIAKLQFPAGKAKPGPALAGVGVNMPEFTRAFNDATRDRGDEPVPVKITVFKDKTFEFQLFTAPASYKIKQAAKLQSGSKNSKTTIVATITKDQLREIAEYKLPDLNTNDIDAAMATVAGTAKQMGVLIEGYDDIFKAKAAAKAAAKAEKLAQLKEAELEADLANLSETKGQSIEVKTISDEESDETEGDN; from the coding sequence ATGGCAAAAAAAGAAATTCAAAGAATTGCTAAATTGCAATTCCCTGCTGGTAAAGCTAAACCAGGTCCAGCTTTAGCTGGAGTTGGTGTTAACATGCCAGAATTTACAAGAGCATTTAACGACGCAACTAGAGATAGAGGGGACGAACCAGTTCCTGTAAAAATTACTGTTTTCAAAGATAAAACATTTGAATTCCAATTATTCACAGCTCCTGCATCATACAAAATTAAACAAGCTGCTAAATTACAATCAGGATCAAAAAACTCTAAAACTACAATCGTTGCTACAATCACAAAAGATCAATTAAGAGAAATTGCTGAATACAAATTACCTGACTTAAACACAAATGATATTGACGCTGCTATGGCTACAGTTGCTGGAACAGCAAAACAAATGGGTGTTTTAATTGAAGGATATGATGATATTTTCAAAGCTAAAGCTGCTGCAAAAGCTGCTGCAAAAGCAGAAAAATTAGCACAACTTAAAGAAGCTGAATTAGAAGCTGACTTAGCTAACTTATCTGAAACAAAAGGTCAATCAATCGAAGTTAAAACAATCTCAGATGAAGAATCTGATGAAACAGAAGGAGATAACTAA